Proteins co-encoded in one Streptomyces sp. NBC_01283 genomic window:
- a CDS encoding aldehyde dehydrogenase family protein produces the protein MASTLTHPLVLKAGTAWADAWQRCLAVAPEAFRDDRVLNLWNGTWQADGRALPATSPVDGSPIAGPPRLDAATAHQAVRASLDQHRAWRHVPLDERRARVAATLDALTEHRELLALLLVWEIGKPWRLAQADVDRAIDGVRWYVDGIEPMIEGRTPLDGPVSNIASWNYPMSVLVHAVLVQALAGNAVIAKTPTDGGVACLTLACALAAREGIPVTLVSGSGGELSEALVRAPEIGCVSFVGGRDTGAAVATAVADLGKRHILEQEGLNTWGIWNYSDWDTLGAVIPKLFDYGKQRCTAYPRFVVQRGLFDEFLAAYLPAVRTLRVGHPLAVAHAEDPFPQLDFGPLINAAKAKELRDQVTEAIDRGAVPLYRGAPVADRFLPGQDTDAYAHPVTLLNPPPSSPLHHAEPFGPVDTIVLVDTEAELLAAMNASNGALVATLSTDDTATYERLAPQIRAFKTGHGKPRSRGDRDELFGGFGASWRGAFVGGELLVRAVTHGPAMERPPGNFPSYHLMA, from the coding sequence ATGGCATCCACCCTCACCCACCCCCTCGTCCTCAAAGCGGGTACGGCCTGGGCCGACGCCTGGCAACGCTGCCTGGCCGTCGCCCCCGAGGCCTTCCGCGACGACCGCGTGCTCAACCTCTGGAACGGCACCTGGCAGGCGGACGGCCGCGCCCTGCCCGCCACCTCACCCGTCGACGGCAGCCCCATCGCAGGGCCGCCGCGCCTCGACGCCGCCACCGCCCACCAGGCCGTACGCGCCTCACTCGACCAGCACCGGGCCTGGCGCCACGTCCCGCTGGACGAACGGCGCGCCCGCGTCGCCGCCACCCTCGACGCCCTCACCGAGCACCGCGAACTGCTCGCGCTCCTCCTCGTCTGGGAGATCGGCAAACCCTGGCGGCTCGCCCAGGCCGACGTCGACCGGGCCATCGACGGCGTGCGCTGGTACGTCGACGGCATCGAGCCGATGATCGAGGGCCGGACCCCGCTGGACGGCCCGGTGTCCAACATCGCGAGCTGGAACTACCCGATGAGCGTGCTCGTTCACGCAGTGCTGGTACAGGCACTCGCGGGCAACGCGGTCATCGCCAAGACCCCGACGGATGGCGGCGTCGCCTGTCTCACCCTGGCCTGCGCGCTGGCAGCCCGCGAAGGGATCCCCGTCACCCTCGTGAGCGGCAGCGGGGGAGAACTGTCCGAAGCGCTGGTACGCGCACCGGAGATCGGCTGCGTCTCCTTCGTCGGCGGACGTGACACGGGCGCCGCGGTCGCCACCGCCGTCGCGGACCTCGGCAAGCGGCACATCCTCGAACAGGAAGGACTCAACACCTGGGGCATCTGGAACTACAGCGACTGGGACACGCTCGGTGCCGTCATCCCCAAGCTCTTCGACTACGGCAAGCAGCGCTGCACCGCGTATCCGCGCTTCGTCGTCCAGCGGGGCCTCTTCGACGAGTTCCTCGCCGCCTACCTCCCGGCCGTGCGCACCCTCCGCGTCGGCCACCCGCTGGCGGTCGCGCATGCCGAAGACCCGTTCCCGCAACTGGACTTCGGCCCGCTGATCAACGCGGCCAAGGCCAAGGAGCTGCGCGACCAGGTGACGGAAGCGATCGACCGCGGTGCCGTGCCGCTGTACCGCGGCGCGCCGGTGGCGGACCGCTTCCTGCCGGGCCAGGACACGGACGCGTACGCCCATCCCGTCACGCTCCTCAACCCGCCCCCGTCATCGCCGCTGCACCACGCGGAGCCGTTCGGCCCGGTCGACACCATCGTCCTGGTCGACACGGAGGCGGAGCTGCTCGCCGCCATGAACGCGTCGAACGGAGCGCTGGTCGCCACCCTGTCCACCGACGACACCGCGACGTACGAACGCCTCGCACCGCAGATCCGCGCCTTCAAGACCGGCCACGGGAAGCCTCGCTCGCGCGGGGACCGGGACGAGCTGTTCGGCGGGTTCGGCGCGTCCTGGCGCGGCGCGTTCGTCGGCGGCGAGCTGCTGGTCCGCGCGGTCACCCATGGCCCTGCCATGGAACGGCCGCCGGGGAACTTCCCCAGCTACCACCTGATGGCGTGA
- the sucD gene encoding succinate--CoA ligase subunit alpha has translation MAIYLTKESKVLVQGMTGAEGMKHTRRMLAAGTNVVGGVNPRKAGRTIDFDDRAVPVFGSVRDGMKATGADVTVVFVPPAFSKAAVTEAADAGIGLAVVITEGIPVHDAVAFHAYAKERGTRVIGPNCPGLITPGQANAGIIPADITKPGHVGLVSKSGTLTYQLMYELRDIGFSTCVGIGGDPVVGTTHIDCLAAFEDDPETELIVLIGEIGGDAEERAATYIQQAVTKPVVAYIAGFTAPEGKTMGHAGAIVSGSSGTARAKQEALEAAGVRVGATPTETARLVLNQLGA, from the coding sequence ATGGCGATCTACCTCACCAAGGAGAGCAAGGTCCTCGTCCAGGGCATGACCGGCGCCGAGGGCATGAAGCACACCCGCCGCATGCTCGCGGCCGGCACGAACGTCGTCGGCGGCGTCAACCCGCGCAAGGCGGGCCGCACCATCGACTTCGACGACCGCGCCGTACCCGTCTTCGGCTCGGTCCGTGACGGCATGAAGGCCACCGGCGCCGACGTCACCGTCGTCTTCGTGCCGCCCGCCTTCTCCAAGGCGGCGGTCACCGAGGCCGCCGACGCCGGGATCGGTCTCGCCGTGGTCATCACGGAGGGCATCCCCGTGCACGACGCCGTCGCCTTCCACGCGTACGCCAAGGAGCGCGGCACCCGCGTCATCGGCCCCAACTGCCCGGGGCTGATCACCCCCGGGCAGGCCAACGCGGGCATCATCCCCGCCGACATCACCAAACCCGGACACGTCGGCCTGGTGTCGAAGTCCGGAACGCTCACCTACCAACTCATGTACGAACTGCGCGACATCGGATTCTCCACCTGTGTCGGCATCGGCGGCGACCCCGTCGTCGGCACCACGCACATCGACTGCCTCGCCGCCTTCGAGGACGACCCCGAAACCGAACTCATCGTCCTCATCGGCGAGATCGGCGGCGACGCGGAGGAACGCGCCGCCACCTACATCCAACAGGCCGTCACCAAGCCCGTCGTCGCCTACATCGCCGGATTCACCGCACCCGAGGGCAAGACCATGGGGCACGCGGGAGCCATCGTCTCGGGCTCGTCCGGCACCGCACGCGCGAAGCAGGAGGCCCTGGAAGCCGCCGGGGTACGGGTCGGTGCCACGCCGACCGAAACCGCCCGCCTCGTTCTCAACCAGCTCGGGGCGTGA
- the sucC gene encoding ADP-forming succinate--CoA ligase subunit beta: MDLFEHQARELFEEHGILVPQAEVADTAKEARAGAERLGGRVVVKAQVKTGGRGKAGGVKVAADPAAAEITARRILGMDIKGHTVHKVMLAQPVEIDREFYVSYVLDRTAGCFLAIASAEGGMEIEEVAASRPEAVARVEIDPAAGVDEEKAAEIAAAAGLPEATADVLVKLWQVLVREDALLVEVNPLVRTAQGEILALDGKVTLDDNARFRQARWGADDSDHDDPLESAAASKGLNYVKLDGEVGIIGNGAGLVMSTLDVVAGCGARPANFLDIGGGASAQIMADGLSVILSDPAVKSVFVNVFGGITACDAVADGIVQALESVQLTKPLVVRLDGNNAVRGRAILDERAHPLVQQATTMDGAARRAAELAGHTNAA, encoded by the coding sequence ATGGACCTGTTCGAGCACCAGGCAAGGGAACTCTTCGAAGAACACGGCATCTTGGTGCCGCAGGCAGAGGTCGCCGACACGGCGAAGGAGGCACGCGCGGGCGCCGAGCGCCTGGGCGGCCGCGTCGTCGTCAAGGCGCAGGTGAAGACAGGCGGACGCGGCAAGGCGGGCGGTGTGAAGGTCGCCGCGGACCCGGCCGCGGCCGAGATCACCGCACGCCGGATCCTCGGCATGGACATCAAGGGCCACACCGTGCACAAGGTGATGCTGGCCCAACCCGTCGAGATCGACCGCGAGTTCTACGTCTCCTACGTACTGGACCGCACGGCCGGGTGCTTCCTCGCGATCGCGTCCGCCGAGGGCGGCATGGAGATCGAGGAGGTGGCGGCGAGCCGCCCGGAGGCCGTCGCGCGCGTGGAGATCGACCCGGCGGCGGGAGTGGACGAGGAGAAGGCGGCGGAGATCGCCGCGGCGGCGGGGCTACCCGAAGCTACCGCCGACGTACTGGTCAAGCTGTGGCAGGTACTGGTCCGCGAGGACGCGCTCCTCGTCGAGGTGAACCCCCTGGTCCGTACCGCCCAGGGGGAGATCCTCGCCCTCGACGGCAAGGTCACCCTGGACGACAACGCCCGCTTCCGCCAGGCACGCTGGGGCGCCGACGACTCCGACCACGACGACCCCCTGGAGTCGGCGGCCGCGTCCAAGGGCCTCAACTACGTCAAGCTCGACGGCGAGGTCGGCATCATCGGCAACGGCGCGGGCCTCGTCATGTCCACCCTCGACGTCGTCGCGGGCTGCGGGGCGCGCCCCGCGAACTTCCTCGACATCGGAGGCGGCGCCTCCGCCCAGATCATGGCCGACGGCCTCTCCGTCATCCTCTCCGACCCCGCCGTGAAGTCCGTCTTCGTCAACGTCTTCGGCGGCATCACGGCCTGCGACGCCGTCGCCGACGGCATCGTCCAGGCCCTGGAATCCGTCCAGTTGACCAAGCCGCTCGTCGTCCGCCTCGACGGCAACAACGCCGTACGGGGCCGCGCCATCCTCGACGAACGCGCTCACCCCCTGGTCCAGCAGGCCACCACCATGGACGGCGCCGCACGCCGGGCCGCGGAACTCGCCGGTCACACCAACGCAGCCTAA
- a CDS encoding thiamine pyrophosphate-binding protein — MPDGSSDTNQTHISGGHLVAKALKAEGVEVIYTLCGGHIIDIYDGCVDEGIDVVDVRHEQVAAHAADGYARLTGKPGCAVVTAGPGTTDAVTGVANAFRAESPMLLIGGQGAHTQHKMGSLQDLPHVDMMTPITKFAATVPDTARAADMVSMAFRECFHGAPGPSFLEIPRDVLDAKVPVEKARVPQAGHYRASTRSVGDPEAIEKLADLLVHAEKPAILLGSQVWTTRGTASAIELVRTLNVPAYMNGAGRGTLPPGDPHHFQLSRRYAFSNADLIVIVGTPFDFRMGYGKRLSPDATVVQIDLDYRTVGKNRDIDLGIVGDAGLILKSVTEAASGRLNGGASKRKEWLDELRAAEQTAIEKRLPSLRSDASPIHPYRLVSEINDFLTEDSIYIGDGGDIVTFSGQVVQPKSPGHWMDPGPLGTLGVGIPFALAAKQARPDKEVVALFGDGAFSLTGWDFETLVRYHLPFVGIVGNNSSMNQIRYGQKAKYGEERERIGNTLGDVHYDKFAQMLGGYGEEVRDPADIGPALRRARESGKPSLINVWVDPDAYAPGTMNQTMYK; from the coding sequence ATGCCCGACGGCAGCAGCGACACGAACCAAACCCACATCTCCGGTGGGCATCTGGTCGCCAAGGCACTCAAAGCAGAGGGTGTGGAGGTCATCTACACCCTGTGCGGCGGCCACATCATCGACATCTACGACGGCTGCGTCGACGAGGGGATCGATGTCGTCGACGTACGCCACGAGCAGGTCGCCGCCCACGCGGCCGACGGCTACGCACGCCTCACCGGAAAGCCGGGATGCGCCGTGGTAACGGCGGGACCGGGAACCACGGACGCCGTCACGGGCGTCGCGAACGCCTTCCGCGCGGAGTCCCCCATGCTGCTGATCGGCGGCCAGGGAGCACACACCCAGCACAAGATGGGGTCACTCCAGGACCTTCCGCACGTCGACATGATGACGCCGATCACCAAGTTCGCCGCGACCGTGCCGGACACGGCGCGGGCGGCCGACATGGTGTCCATGGCCTTCCGTGAGTGCTTCCACGGCGCTCCAGGACCGTCCTTCCTGGAGATACCCCGCGATGTGCTCGACGCCAAGGTGCCGGTGGAGAAGGCCCGGGTGCCGCAGGCCGGGCACTATCGCGCCTCCACCCGCTCGGTGGGCGATCCAGAGGCCATCGAGAAGCTCGCCGACCTGCTCGTGCACGCCGAGAAGCCCGCGATCCTGCTCGGCAGCCAGGTGTGGACGACACGGGGAACGGCGTCCGCCATCGAGCTCGTGCGGACCCTGAACGTGCCCGCCTACATGAACGGCGCGGGGCGCGGCACCCTGCCGCCCGGAGACCCGCACCACTTCCAGCTCTCGCGGCGGTACGCGTTCTCCAACGCCGACCTCATCGTCATCGTGGGGACGCCCTTCGACTTCCGCATGGGCTACGGGAAGCGGCTCTCCCCTGACGCGACGGTCGTGCAGATCGACCTCGACTACCGCACCGTCGGCAAGAACAGGGACATCGACCTGGGCATCGTCGGCGACGCCGGCCTCATCCTGAAGTCGGTCACCGAGGCCGCCTCCGGACGTCTCAACGGAGGCGCGTCCAAGCGCAAGGAGTGGCTCGACGAACTGCGCGCCGCCGAGCAGACGGCCATCGAAAAGCGGCTGCCGAGCCTCAGGTCCGACGCCTCACCGATCCACCCCTACCGCCTCGTCAGCGAAATCAACGACTTCCTTACCGAAGACTCCATCTACATCGGCGACGGCGGCGACATCGTCACCTTCTCCGGGCAGGTCGTGCAGCCCAAGTCGCCCGGCCACTGGATGGATCCGGGACCGCTCGGCACGCTCGGCGTCGGCATCCCCTTCGCGCTCGCCGCCAAGCAGGCACGGCCCGACAAGGAGGTGGTGGCCCTCTTCGGAGACGGCGCCTTCTCGCTGACCGGGTGGGACTTCGAGACGCTCGTCCGCTACCACCTGCCCTTCGTCGGGATCGTCGGCAACAACTCCTCGATGAACCAGATCCGTTACGGCCAGAAGGCCAAGTACGGCGAGGAGCGCGAACGCATCGGCAACACCCTCGGCGACGTCCACTACGACAAGTTCGCCCAGATGCTCGGCGGCTACGGCGAAGAGGTCCGCGACCCCGCCGACATCGGCCCGGCGCTGCGGCGGGCGCGCGAGTCCGGCAAGCCCTCGCTGATCAACGTATGGGTCGATCCGGACGCGTACGCCCCCGGAACCATGAACCAGACCATGTACAAGTGA
- the frc gene encoding formyl-CoA transferase produces MTTKALEGVRVLDMTHVQSGPSATQLLAWLGADVVKLEAPSGDITRKQLRDLPDVDSLYFTMLNCNKRSITLNTKTERGKELLTELIRRSDVMVENFGPGAVDRMGFTWERIQEINPRIVYASIKGFGEGPYTNFKAYEVVAQAMGGSMSTTGFEDGPPLATGAQIGDSGTGIHAVAGILAALFQRENTGRGQRVNVAMQHAVLNLCRVKLRDQQRLAHGPLAEYPNEDFGDEVPRSGNASGGGQPGWAVKCAPGGPNDYVYVIVQPVGWQPLTELIGRPELAEDPEWATPESRLPKLGKMFPLIEEWSSTLPKWEVLERLNAHNIPCGPILSTKEIIEDASLAANEMVVEVAHPQRGSFTTVGSPLKLSDSPVNVVSSPLLGEHNAEVFVGELGLGDEELRLLKSNGVI; encoded by the coding sequence ATGACGACCAAGGCTCTTGAGGGCGTACGCGTCCTCGACATGACACACGTCCAGTCCGGGCCCTCCGCCACGCAGCTCCTCGCGTGGCTGGGCGCGGACGTGGTGAAGCTGGAGGCGCCCTCCGGGGACATCACGCGCAAGCAGCTGCGTGATCTCCCGGACGTCGACTCGCTCTACTTCACGATGCTCAACTGCAACAAGCGGAGCATCACCCTCAACACCAAGACCGAGCGCGGCAAGGAGCTCCTCACGGAGCTGATCCGGCGCTCTGACGTGATGGTCGAGAACTTCGGCCCGGGCGCCGTGGACCGGATGGGCTTCACCTGGGAGCGCATCCAGGAGATCAACCCACGCATCGTCTACGCCTCGATCAAGGGCTTCGGAGAGGGCCCCTACACGAACTTCAAGGCCTACGAAGTGGTGGCACAGGCCATGGGCGGCTCCATGTCGACCACCGGCTTCGAGGACGGGCCGCCGCTCGCCACGGGTGCCCAGATCGGTGACTCCGGGACCGGCATCCACGCCGTAGCCGGCATTCTGGCCGCCCTCTTCCAGAGGGAGAACACCGGCCGCGGACAGCGCGTGAACGTGGCCATGCAGCACGCGGTGCTCAACCTGTGCCGGGTCAAGCTGCGCGACCAGCAGCGCCTGGCGCACGGGCCGCTCGCCGAGTACCCGAACGAGGACTTCGGTGACGAGGTGCCGCGCTCGGGCAACGCGAGCGGCGGCGGACAGCCCGGCTGGGCCGTCAAGTGCGCGCCGGGCGGACCGAACGACTACGTGTACGTCATCGTGCAGCCCGTCGGCTGGCAGCCCCTCACCGAGCTCATCGGGCGTCCCGAGCTCGCCGAGGACCCCGAGTGGGCCACTCCGGAGTCGCGGCTCCCCAAGCTCGGCAAGATGTTCCCGCTGATCGAGGAATGGTCCTCCACGCTCCCCAAGTGGGAGGTCCTGGAGCGGCTCAACGCCCACAACATCCCCTGCGGCCCGATCCTCTCCACCAAGGAGATCATCGAGGACGCCTCGCTGGCCGCGAACGAGATGGTCGTGGAGGTCGCGCATCCGCAGCGCGGCTCCTTCACCACGGTCGGCTCCCCGCTGAAGCTGTCGGACTCCCCTGTGAACGTGGTCAGTTCGCCGCTCCTGGGCGAGCACAACGCGGAGGTCTTCGTCGGTGAGCTCGGCCTAGGTGACGAGGAACTGCGTCTGCTCAAGTCGAACGGAGTGATCTGA
- a CDS encoding acetate--CoA ligase family protein, translating to MAEDRALTVRALLDSVRAEGRTSLTAPEGKILADAYGIAVPGEELATDVDEAVAHAARFDGPVVMKIVSPDILHKTDAGGVIVGVQGATDVRAAFCEIVKNARAYAPEARIEGVQVQELLPSGQEVIVGAVTDPTFGKVVAFGLGGVLVEVLKDVTFRLAPVDADEAASMLDSIRAAEVLRGVRGAPAVDRWAVAEQIRRVSRLVTDFPEIAEVDLNPVIATPEGAIAADIRVILAEGAPKKRRTYTREEMLTSMRRLMEPRSVAVVGASNEQGKIGNSVMRNLIDGGFSGEIHPVNPKADDILGRKAYKSVTDVPGEVDVAVFAIPAKFVASALEEVGRKGIPNAVLIPSGFAETGEQALQDEIVEIGERHGVRLLGPNIYGYYSTWQNLCATFCTPYDVKGGVALTSQSGGIGMAILGFARTTKTGVSAIVGLGNKSDLDEDDLLTWFGEDPNTKCIAMHLEDLKDGRAFVEAAKATVPKKPVVVLKAGRTAAGAKAAGSHTGALAGDDAVYDDILRQAGVIRAPGLNEMLEYARALPVLPTPQGDNIVIITGAGGSGVLLSDAVTDNGLRLMEIPDDLDASFRAFIPPFGAAGNPVDITGGEPPSTYEATIRLGLEDPRIHALVLGYWHTIVTPPMVFAELTARVIAEFRERGIEKPVVASLAGDVEVEEACQYLFERGVVAYPYTTEKPVAALGAKYRWARAAGLLGGGP from the coding sequence ATGGCCGAAGACCGCGCACTGACGGTGCGGGCGCTCCTCGACTCGGTACGCGCGGAGGGGCGGACGTCCCTGACGGCGCCGGAGGGAAAGATCCTCGCGGACGCGTACGGGATCGCCGTGCCCGGCGAGGAGCTGGCGACGGACGTGGACGAGGCGGTCGCGCACGCGGCCCGCTTCGACGGCCCCGTCGTCATGAAGATCGTCTCCCCCGACATCCTGCACAAGACCGATGCCGGCGGTGTCATCGTCGGGGTGCAGGGCGCCACCGACGTGCGGGCCGCCTTCTGCGAGATCGTCAAGAACGCGCGTGCGTACGCTCCGGAGGCACGTATCGAGGGCGTGCAGGTGCAGGAGCTGCTGCCCTCCGGCCAGGAAGTGATCGTCGGGGCGGTGACCGACCCGACGTTCGGGAAGGTCGTCGCCTTCGGGCTTGGCGGCGTACTCGTCGAGGTCCTCAAGGACGTCACGTTCCGCCTCGCGCCGGTAGACGCTGACGAGGCCGCATCGATGCTCGACTCGATCCGTGCCGCCGAGGTGCTGCGCGGCGTACGGGGCGCGCCCGCGGTGGACCGGTGGGCGGTGGCCGAGCAGATACGCCGGGTGTCCCGACTGGTCACCGACTTCCCGGAGATCGCCGAGGTGGACCTCAACCCGGTGATCGCCACTCCGGAGGGCGCGATCGCCGCGGACATCCGCGTCATCCTCGCCGAAGGGGCTCCGAAGAAGCGCCGTACCTACACGCGCGAGGAGATGCTCACGTCGATGCGGCGGCTGATGGAGCCCCGCTCGGTCGCCGTGGTCGGCGCCTCCAACGAGCAGGGCAAGATCGGCAACTCCGTGATGCGCAACCTCATCGACGGCGGCTTCTCCGGAGAGATCCATCCGGTGAACCCCAAGGCCGATGACATCTTGGGCCGCAAGGCGTACAAGAGTGTCACGGACGTTCCCGGTGAGGTGGATGTGGCGGTCTTCGCGATCCCCGCCAAGTTCGTGGCGTCGGCCTTGGAGGAGGTGGGCCGCAAGGGCATCCCCAACGCGGTCCTCATCCCTTCCGGGTTCGCCGAGACCGGTGAACAGGCGCTCCAGGACGAGATCGTGGAGATCGGCGAGCGGCACGGGGTGCGCCTTCTCGGGCCGAACATCTACGGCTACTACTCGACGTGGCAGAACCTGTGCGCCACGTTCTGCACGCCGTACGACGTCAAGGGCGGGGTCGCCCTGACGAGCCAGTCCGGTGGCATCGGGATGGCCATCCTGGGTTTCGCGCGCACTACGAAGACGGGCGTTTCGGCGATCGTCGGGCTCGGCAACAAGTCCGACCTGGACGAGGACGACCTCCTCACGTGGTTCGGCGAGGACCCCAACACCAAGTGCATCGCCATGCACCTGGAGGACCTCAAGGACGGCCGCGCCTTCGTGGAGGCCGCGAAGGCGACCGTCCCGAAGAAGCCGGTCGTGGTCCTGAAGGCCGGACGTACGGCCGCCGGGGCGAAGGCCGCCGGATCGCATACGGGCGCCCTGGCGGGCGACGACGCCGTGTACGACGACATCCTCAGGCAGGCGGGCGTCATCAGGGCCCCCGGACTCAACGAGATGCTGGAGTACGCGCGCGCGTTGCCGGTGCTTCCCACCCCGCAGGGCGACAACATCGTGATCATCACGGGTGCGGGCGGCTCCGGTGTGCTGCTCTCCGACGCGGTGACCGACAACGGGCTGCGGCTCATGGAGATCCCCGACGACCTGGACGCGTCCTTCCGGGCATTCATCCCGCCCTTCGGGGCGGCGGGCAACCCCGTCGACATCACCGGAGGCGAGCCCCCGTCGACGTACGAGGCGACCATCAGGCTCGGCCTGGAGGATCCGCGCATCCACGCGCTCGTCCTGGGCTACTGGCACACCATCGTCACCCCGCCCATGGTCTTCGCCGAACTGACGGCCCGCGTGATCGCGGAGTTCCGTGAGCGCGGCATCGAGAAGCCCGTCGTCGCCTCCCTTGCGGGCGACGTCGAGGTCGAGGAGGCCTGCCAGTACCTCTTCGAGCGGGGCGTCGTGGCGTACCCGTACACGACGGAGAAGCCGGTGGCAGCCCTCGGTGCGAAGTACCGGTGGGCCCGGGCTGCCGGCCTGTTGGGGGGCGGTCCATGA
- a CDS encoding OFA family MFS transporter, producing MTTTDIPTAVPYREVKDSNGRMFRVGETDVDIMGRKRKWMVILPWVGMMGISSAEYAFASAEDTLREAHAWGDTAIFWMLGVWVFFQAAVAFPAGKLRESGKLPARWAMMCGAVGTLLGYLSLAFAPHVVVAFIGFGMFSGMGAGMVYATCVNMVGKWYPERKGGKTGFVNGGFAYGSVPFVFIFTGFMDLTNFRWVLVSVGLLLAAMVAVAGYFFRDPPKNWWPADVDPLRPPSDPRARRALAMNPPAVHQYTPKEAWQTGRVALMWFCLLCTSGVNIFGIAFQVDIGKEAGFAGGIVATAMSLKAIVNGTGRGVIGWLSDLYGRKRCLIFVCIVLGLSQYGILWAADIKNLPLFLIFSSISGFGGGAIFPMFAAMTADYFGENNNASNYGLVYSSKLVSGLLGSGMGAIVVHNWGHTGAFTLAGSISLFAGFIALFLSQPGRPKDKGIKPNPQPLGEEMA from the coding sequence ATGACGACAACAGACATACCCACAGCCGTCCCCTACAGGGAGGTGAAGGACTCCAACGGCCGGATGTTCCGGGTCGGCGAGACCGACGTCGACATCATGGGCCGCAAGCGCAAGTGGATGGTCATCCTGCCGTGGGTCGGCATGATGGGAATCAGTTCGGCGGAGTACGCGTTCGCGTCGGCCGAGGACACCCTGCGCGAGGCGCACGCCTGGGGCGACACCGCCATTTTCTGGATGCTGGGGGTCTGGGTCTTCTTCCAGGCCGCCGTGGCCTTCCCGGCGGGCAAACTCCGTGAGAGCGGGAAACTTCCGGCACGCTGGGCGATGATGTGCGGCGCTGTCGGCACGCTGCTGGGATATCTGTCACTGGCGTTCGCGCCCCATGTCGTCGTCGCCTTCATCGGCTTCGGCATGTTCAGCGGTATGGGCGCCGGAATGGTGTATGCGACCTGCGTGAACATGGTCGGCAAGTGGTATCCCGAACGGAAGGGCGGAAAGACCGGATTCGTCAACGGCGGATTCGCCTACGGTTCGGTGCCGTTCGTGTTCATCTTCACCGGCTTCATGGATCTGACGAACTTCCGCTGGGTGCTCGTGAGCGTCGGCCTCCTCCTGGCGGCGATGGTCGCCGTGGCCGGTTACTTCTTCCGGGACCCGCCGAAGAACTGGTGGCCGGCCGACGTGGACCCGCTGCGGCCGCCGAGCGACCCACGGGCCAGGCGCGCGCTGGCGATGAACCCGCCGGCCGTGCACCAGTACACGCCGAAGGAGGCGTGGCAGACCGGGCGGGTCGCGCTGATGTGGTTCTGCCTGCTGTGCACATCGGGCGTGAACATCTTCGGCATCGCCTTCCAGGTGGACATCGGGAAGGAAGCCGGATTCGCCGGTGGAATCGTCGCCACCGCGATGTCCTTGAAGGCCATCGTCAACGGCACGGGCCGAGGTGTCATCGGCTGGCTCTCGGACCTCTACGGACGCAAACGCTGCCTGATCTTCGTCTGTATCGTCCTCGGCCTTTCCCAGTACGGAATCCTGTGGGCCGCGGACATCAAGAACCTCCCGCTGTTCCTGATCTTCTCCAGCATCTCCGGATTCGGAGGAGGCGCCATCTTCCCGATGTTCGCGGCGATGACGGCGGACTACTTCGGCGAGAACAACAACGCGTCCAATTACGGCCTGGTCTACAGCTCCAAGCTGGTCTCCGGGCTTCTCGGCTCCGGTATGGGCGCCATCGTGGTGCACAACTGGGGACACACCGGCGCCTTCACGCTGGCCGGCTCGATTTCCCTGTTCGCGGGATTCATCGCGCTCTTCCTTTCCCAACCGGGAAGGCCCAAGGACAAAGGCATCAAACCCAATCCGCAACCCCTCGGTGAGGAGATGGCCTGA